Proteins found in one Corynebacterium zhongnanshanii genomic segment:
- a CDS encoding Nif3-like dinuclear metal center hexameric protein gives MVTVADVVSVLEEAYPPRLAESWDAVGLICGDPKEPADKVAFALDCTDAVVDEAIDAEANMLVVHHPLLLRGVTAVPADSPKGRIIHKLIRHKIALFAAHTNADSARPGVNDRLAELLGVTPGPALRPIEGERSASGEDLGIGRVGELDTPMTLAEFARRVEQRLPKTQWGIRAAGDPEAMIRTVAVASGAGDSFLQQVAGMDVDCFVTSDLRHHPVDEHLRMGGCPVIDTAHWASEFPWCEQAADVVAKGTGAQTRVIDLCTDPWTINQP, from the coding sequence GTGGTCACCGTTGCCGATGTTGTGTCTGTGCTGGAGGAAGCCTACCCGCCGCGACTGGCCGAAAGCTGGGACGCCGTAGGCCTGATTTGCGGCGACCCGAAAGAGCCCGCGGACAAGGTTGCCTTCGCTTTGGACTGCACAGATGCTGTCGTCGATGAGGCGATCGACGCCGAAGCGAACATGCTCGTCGTCCACCACCCCTTGCTGCTGCGCGGCGTGACGGCTGTCCCCGCTGATTCCCCGAAGGGCCGGATCATCCACAAGCTCATTCGCCACAAGATCGCGCTGTTCGCCGCGCACACGAACGCGGATTCCGCACGTCCTGGCGTGAACGATCGTCTGGCGGAGCTTTTGGGCGTAACTCCGGGGCCTGCGCTGCGTCCGATCGAGGGGGAGCGCAGCGCGTCGGGCGAAGATCTGGGGATTGGTCGCGTGGGCGAGCTGGATACGCCGATGACCTTGGCGGAGTTTGCCCGCCGGGTGGAGCAGCGCCTGCCGAAGACCCAGTGGGGTATTCGCGCCGCGGGCGATCCCGAGGCGATGATCCGCACCGTAGCCGTGGCTAGTGGTGCGGGCGATAGTTTCCTTCAGCAGGTCGCGGGGATGGACGTGGATTGTTTTGTGACGTCTGATCTGCGCCATCACCCGGTGGATGAGCACCTGCGCATGGGTGGTTGCCCCGTTATTGATACCGCTCACTGGGCCAGCGAGTTTCCCTGGTGTGAGCAGGCCGCGGACGTGGTCGCGAAGGGCACCGGCGCGCAGACGCGTGTGATTGACCTGTGCACCGATCCGTGGACCATTAACCAGCCGTAG
- a CDS encoding reverse transcriptase-like protein — translation MPTPATESIRLRLQCDGGSRGNPGRAGAGSTLSDAGAVIHGAGEEIAARWEFIASATNNVAEYRGLINGLELAKEVGERRGVAPADVAVDVFMDSKLIVEQMNGRWKIKHPDMKPLAAEAKKLQGQLASVSFTWVPRAQNKRADELANRAMDDGESGQWFSQDVVSEQGAETERQGAGTEPQNTDAQPQETSPDEHDAQAMAVSRTRFVFVACGTTTKEPPAGGLTPRAQRSVEYLASRGRVDAVYPVGKSARKAAQEMTDQMGRFAQHSSLRSEAPQLKECADLERKSSTKIEAAMGSIEEKLPGKTIALVGHPDALARLIGWVLGSVRTASSRIYLDDGSLSIAEWMRGKDTTPMLRRLNDVHHLR, via the coding sequence ATGCCAACCCCCGCCACCGAATCGATCCGTTTGCGCCTGCAGTGCGATGGCGGGTCCCGCGGAAATCCTGGTCGTGCCGGGGCCGGGTCGACATTATCCGACGCCGGCGCGGTCATTCACGGTGCTGGCGAAGAAATTGCGGCGCGTTGGGAGTTTATTGCGTCGGCGACCAACAATGTGGCGGAGTATCGGGGTCTGATCAACGGCTTGGAGCTCGCCAAGGAGGTCGGCGAGCGCCGGGGAGTTGCGCCCGCCGATGTGGCCGTGGATGTGTTCATGGATTCCAAGTTGATCGTGGAGCAGATGAACGGCCGATGGAAGATCAAGCACCCGGACATGAAGCCGTTGGCGGCTGAGGCGAAGAAGCTGCAGGGGCAGTTGGCGTCGGTGAGTTTTACGTGGGTTCCGCGCGCGCAAAATAAGCGGGCTGATGAGTTGGCGAATCGGGCGATGGATGATGGGGAGTCCGGGCAGTGGTTTAGCCAGGATGTGGTGTCTGAGCAGGGTGCAGAGACAGAGCGGCAGGGCGCAGGCACAGAGCCTCAGAACACAGATGCCCAACCGCAGGAAACGTCTCCTGACGAGCACGATGCTCAGGCTATGGCGGTGTCCCGTACCCGGTTTGTGTTCGTAGCCTGCGGCACGACCACCAAGGAGCCACCGGCGGGTGGTTTGACGCCTCGAGCGCAGCGTTCCGTGGAGTACCTGGCTTCCCGCGGGAGAGTGGATGCGGTGTATCCGGTGGGGAAGTCCGCCAGGAAGGCTGCGCAGGAGATGACGGATCAGATGGGGCGGTTCGCACAGCACTCTAGCCTCCGCAGCGAAGCTCCTCAGTTGAAGGAGTGTGCGGACCTGGAGCGGAAGTCCAGCACAAAGATCGAGGCAGCGATGGGAAGCATCGAGGAGAAGCTGCCCGGCAAGACCATTGCGCTCGTGGGCCACCCCGATGCCTTGGCCCGGCTAATCGGGTGGGTGTTGGGATCGGTCCGCACTGCCAGTTCGCGCATCTATCTGGATGATGGTTCCTTGTCCATCGCGGAGTGGATGCGGGGGAAGGACACTACCCCTATGCTTCGCCGTCTCAACGATGTTCATCATCTGCGGTAG